TCTATATATTAACCTCATTGATTTAGAGATACGTGCATGAGACTATCTCTTGCATCTCTTGAACAAGAGATAGCtcttctttctctcttttctacATGGACAAAAAATTTATTACCGCATAGTTATGAGCTAGCCGACTTAGCTCCTTTGGAGAAGGTCTAAACACTTTTGTGGATCATGGTTACACGTCCTACAATTTTCGGTAGATTTTAACCGTGCCAATCTTGGGTGATCGTAAGCATCTCATTCTAATTGACTAATTAATCATTGCGCGTGATGCACATGCATAAGTATATATATGTCAAGGGCCGTTGCAGAATCGTACCAGGCTGCTGATTGAATTAAACAGTCAACGTTCATCCGCGCGTTAAAAAATTCTGCAAACTATGTCAAAACAGTACCACGATGTAGAAACATCTGAGCTAAGTTACTCATTATAGAAATTCTATCCGATCTCCTACACTACAGCCAGCAATATGCTTTTTGTGTTCCAACTTCCAAGATCATGCGATATTTTTTTTTTACAAGTCTTCCCTGCCGATAAGATCAGTATCCCAATGCGATATTGTTTTCAATGGTAGTAGCTTATAAATAAACAGTGCGCTATGAGAGTTGCATGCTGGCTAGTTGACTTTGGGGTTTCGAAATTACCTGTGATGGCATCACCTTGCAGCTAATGAGTAATAACGTCAAGACCTATTCTTTTAAGATCGAAAGGACCTTTTACAGGGGGAAGACATAACTTTGTTGTATAGCCCCCCGAGTTCGAGCATAAAATCAGCAGAAAAGAAAGAAATATAATCGAGTGAAATCAGGCACCTTATTCATCTTGTATCTACAATGGTCTTGTTTTCCAATTTCTATTTATTTATTGGTTGCATGTAGTGCCAATTGAGCCTAAATTCTTAAGTTGATAGGAAAAACTAGACAATGTACGAACTTACACTTAAACATTATCCTCCTCTTTAGATTTCTCTACCCAATTCAATCTCTTATGCTGGCATCACTATTCATGGCGTTAACCGTCTCCATCCCTCCCACCGGCAGGCTCCACCGCCCTGTAGAGCAGTGTTAATGCCGCCGTCACACCACCACCATAGTGCTGGCCTGGAGCCAACCCTCCTTCTAAGCCTTACTTCCACCGTGGGGCTGCTTCCTATAGACCACTTTCTTTCAAAGCCCACCACCTTCTCAGGTGAAAACTTTTAAAAACTTTTAAGCCCAAACAAATTCTCAAAAGTACGCGTTAGATATATAAGACCATTCTCACTAGCAGTTTCATTCCCACTAAATGACTAAATGAGGTGACACATCAGCAAAACTGGTGAAATGACAAAGAAGTTGGAGTACAAGGATAGAGAGAGGAGATGAGTTCGATCACGATGAAACCTGGTGTACACTGTTTCCAATACACTAGAAATCAAGTCAAACTCCGTTGAGAGCATTTTGTTTGTTCCTAATGCGTTATTAATCGATTGAAACTCCATTGAGAGTGTTCCACTTCACAACACAACACTTAAATGGTATGGTAAGCCCATGCAACCGTGAAACGAAACCTTTGTATTGTAGGAGTTTGTTTGATTCATAGTTTTATCCCGCATTAGATGAGGTGGCATATAGGAATTATTAAAATGAAGCTGGTTTCTAAGAATGGCCTAAATAGGTGAAGCATTCCGGGAAAATTGAAGCATCGATGCTGTGCCTAGAAAAATAGGATATTCAATGCGTTTAAAACACTCAAGTAAGCCATATAGCTTTTCCCAATAAAAAAGTTACATATTTTTGATAAAGGAATAAAATTATCCCAGCCGCTGCATCAACCAAGGACATACAAAGCCATACGTTATTACAACTTGACCCAAAGTAGGAAGCACAAAATGTAAATTCGCAATCTCTGAATCCAACCCATGGCAAAAAGTTTCAAAAACACAATCGGTTACTAAACCTCCACCCATGGCTGGCAAAGATGTGCATCAACGTAGCCTCCAAACTTTGGCAGAATTGTTTTATTTGGGCATAGAAGTAAATTGCTTCGAAATGTTCAAACATCAGAACAGTGATGAGTTAAAATTCAACAAATATACCGATCTATGTTGTAAAATGTAAAAGACCAACAACACAGCCAATGACGTGCAGGCAGGAAGACGATGAACAAACTGGAATGAAGTTCCGAACACGCATATTCCTCCTGAATGGATCATATCGATCAGTGCCGGTCGATGAAACACTTGATGGTATGAACGAGCTCCTTCGTCCTATTCGCCGTGAGCTGGTCGGACTGCACGGCGAAGAAGTTGAGGTAGAAGATGTGCGCGACGTCACCTCGACTGACCACCGTctccaccttcttcccagcgtgTTCCATGGCCTTCCCGTAATCCAGCTGTGGGTCATGGAGCAGGTCCTTCTCCGCAACCATGAGCAACAACGGCGGCATCCGTACATGCGCCACGGCCATGGCCGCCAGCTCCGGCGACGTGTAGGGGCCGTCCTTGTTGACGCCCATGGGCAAGCCGAGCGCAAGGAGCTTGTCGATCACCTCCGGCGTCAGGAACATGCTCGGTGGGTTCTCGAGCTCCGACCGGCTCTTCTGCTCCCGGGCGAAGCCCGGGTGGAGGAGCACTCCGCCGGCGAGCTTCACCGGGTGCAGAACTCCCGGCTtctcctcgtcgccggcgcgGGCTGCCACGAGGTGCACGAGGTTGCCGCCGGAGCTGTCCCCGATGAGGAACGCGCGGGAGAAGTCGGCAGCGTGGCCGAACCGTTCCACCGCAGCAGAGTGCCCATCGCCGTAGACGTTGCTGCCGCCGTGTGCGACGTCACGGAGCCACAGTAGTGCGGCATGGCCGGCGTCGATGGCGGCAGGGAGGCGGTGCTCGGGCGCGAGGGGGAGGTAAACGGCGACTATGCCCGCgacgccgagctcggcggcgagtGGAGCGTAGAAGTTGTGGTAGAGCGCCCACGAGGGGCGGGAGACGCAGAAGCCACCGCCGTGGAGGTGGACGAGGACCGGACGCCGCCGGTGAGGCGACTCACCAGCCGCCTCCGGGAGGTAGAGCCGGACGTCGACGCCGTGGCCCGTGGTGATGTCGTGGACGGTCACGCCGCCGCGTGGCTCGGCGTAGGGCGGGACTATGGCGGTGAACGGCTCGGCTCCCGGTGGTGTCAGCCGCTCCACAGTGCCGTCAGAGTACACACGGAGCCAGCCTGCGCCCTCCTCGACGACCGTCCTGTTAGGGTTTGTCTGCGCCATGGTCGTGGCCACCAGTCGAGCCATGATTGCCGCTACCACGACTAGAAAGGAGCACCAGCTTCGTTGGAAGCCCATTTCCGGCATTGATGGGATTGCAAGGTTTGGTGTGCGTTTGCCAGAGCGAAATGGTGCTTTTTAATGGGACGCCATGAAGGTGGAGCCTGGAGATGATTATGGTTGACTTTCGAAGAGATCGAAGATATCATTTTATATAATTACTACAGGACCTCGTTGTGAATTTCATTATTTAGTAGCACTATGCTATCATCATTATTAGTAAACCATTTGCTCGATCGAGTCCTACTGCAATATCAGTATGTGTATGTCAAATCAGGCATGCTGGAGTGTACAACTTGGCACGTAATGTCAACTTTCGAGGAAGGAGTATGTGGAGAGATTAATTGTTtgaaattttcaaattagaatgGATTGCTATTATTTGGTTACCAATCGAAGTGCCAAGATATTAGCTACTCCAAACAAATTGCTACCGCAGCAGCCATCAAGTTAAGGTTCGTTCTAGCTTTTTACTTATTACACCAAGTTTttaggacaaaaccgaatgcataactatatattaggatcaagttccatacatacagTGACTTCATTAGTAAATAATTAGGAACAGTATtatgaaaagagaattaaaagactataaagattatcagagatatacagcttatcctgaaaaCGAAGGCTTCAAatttcacaggcaatcgaccggaggttgcgtaggcctagaacttagtatcatcttcaaaagactttcacatcaactttctcttctaagcagcaattataacaagcgtgagtacacttatagttGGTATTCAGcgagtgttgggaattatacgATATGAAGGCGAAAATTAAGGAAagactgactggcttactgcgataagcaattttagttgatcaagttttattagcacctgactAGCTTACTGAACGGATATTGCAAAAGCATATCcaaaaccataaacatggttcacgatttaattcatcttcaagttcaattatcatgtgaggatccaagccgctcgtaaccgtgagcacggctgatatatcagttttcactctgcagaggtcgtacactttacccacaattcgtgtctcccatgTCGTCCGAGGTCGCGaacctcttaaacacttccaaggtgagtggctagGGATTCAccacgaggcctttacaaaaattccctaacttatgacaatccactaAGATTTCAGGCCGTAGTga
Above is a genomic segment from Panicum hallii strain FIL2 chromosome 8, PHallii_v3.1, whole genome shotgun sequence containing:
- the LOC112902972 gene encoding probable carboxylesterase 17; translated protein: MPEMGFQRSWCSFLVVVAAIMARLVATTMAQTNPNRTVVEEGAGWLRVYSDGTVERLTPPGAEPFTAIVPPYAEPRGGVTVHDITTGHGVDVRLYLPEAAGESPHRRRPVLVHLHGGGFCVSRPSWALYHNFYAPLAAELGVAGIVAVYLPLAPEHRLPAAIDAGHAALLWLRDVAHGGSNVYGDGHSAAVERFGHAADFSRAFLIGDSSGGNLVHLVAARAGDEEKPGVLHPVKLAGGVLLHPGFAREQKSRSELENPPSMFLTPEVIDKLLALGLPMGVNKDGPYTSPELAAMAVAHVRMPPLLLMVAEKDLLHDPQLDYGKAMEHAGKKVETVVSRGDVAHIFYLNFFAVQSDQLTANRTKELVHTIKCFIDRH